Genomic window (Rosa chinensis cultivar Old Blush chromosome 6, RchiOBHm-V2, whole genome shotgun sequence):
ggtctcgacgttggcaattactggtggtggtttgcgcaccctgaactgttccatcttgccgtcactgtacaaggtctcaacggctgttttgagagcattgcagctattggtattgtggccgctatcctcgtggtacttgcaccacttgccggtgttcctgggtttacccgtttttgggtactttggagggggtggcggtggaatctgatccttgcactgattatagatatcttcatatgaggccgttaagaccgtgaaaactgcataccgctgcgaggactccgcctgcttgttgcggttatctccatgggttgggcggtttcccttgttgtaaggctggtccttctgccgcttgttctggtggtggccctgctgccactcccttttcttgtcagttgttGGTGCTGGgggggttttgttagcggtttcctagTGACTAGAGGATGgttgtgttgactttgttggcgttgctggtggtggtggggtttctccatatgtgatgaattccgcctgggcgtgaatgaccgcctcactcatgacgtggtcatacgtcgcattgggatgactgtaattgaggtgatagaggaacggtcccttgagaagtcccttcctgaaggccgctgatgccatagttttgtctaggtcgcggcactgagacgctgccgcccgccaccttgtgacaaaggccttcagtgattcgtcctccccctgcttaacgctgaacagctgacttgtgttgtgatgcccgacggacaataagatgaaacgagagaggaaagcgtgtaatagtgcatggaatgagctgacagaatctggcggacattcaaagaaccagttcattgcctcgccatccagcgtttcgctgaacaaatggcataaggtggcgtcgtcgaaacccttgttgttggtgaccttcttgaaggtgtccatgtggacgaagggatcggacattccgccgtagtgcggcatctttggggtttttgcatatgctggtctgatagcctgcagaattgcagcggaaaagggcccgggtctggaagtgaagagcggattccgagttggcgctgggatgcccgactccgcccggatcaatctctgctccagttggtgcatcctttccaatagctgGGTGGTCGCCTCATCGGTGGAATCGGTCTGAATGATCCGCTGGGCTGGCCTGCACCTCGGCACAGGCGGATTACCCTTTGTCCTCGCCCTGGTTtctgagcggttggtgtgcgggagtgattccgcctcctgctctaacattagctgaggtatgggcggtggtcccattcccaacaactcaggtgggttcagcggtacctgcatctgtacgaccggccctggtaccaatgttccggtgctgggtcgactatgcctggtgctacgtgactgctcgctctgtgctgggcggtcggtggccgccagcgtcttctttagttcctcaaaacgtgtcattagtgtagccacctgcctttgggcttcagccttttccctgcgctcctcctcacgttctctgtttgccttgtgaagatccgccagtgctagctcgtacatggtgacgagatcctggcctgatgggcggctgctgcctggatttgcctcacTGCCGGGGTttgccggggttgtgaatagtgcgcggttaacgccgatcgcggggtcggagggttgggggatggcgggCTGTTCTGCTTGCTCCtccgcgtttcccccgctaccgttagtcatggtgattgtagcgggatgaccttctgttcaagggttcccacagacggcgccaatgttgatatctgaaagtccagcggtagctggaccctagctaacgttgatccggtgggcggatcgatacctgtgttgttctcgaagctcccgttacctgtcaagtgaaatacaacgggcgtcagagggagaccgcgccgggcggtcttctgctctccgatgcctaagttagtcaatgtacttgtgttgacaaagtaacaataGATGAGTATTGAatacgtaattaatgaggagagaggagagaaccttttataggtgaggaagaggttaatcttctctttgttttcgatgtgggactgatatgcttcagttcccggtttcagaagcttctgatgccatcttggcgtggcgcgtggcggcgcgtcgacggtgatctggagatggtccgacgctgaggctgtaacctgcctggcggtgtgtctgcatgtcattcctttagttggaattagtaccttcggcggtacaatgagcgtggcccattatagctaattatgtttgcaaatgtacatgtatgtacagttAGAATAATGATATAACTGTGTGCCTAATGTATTTGAGTGCATTTTGCTATGCATTGTGATCTATGCTTGCAATGGAACTTTGAAGAAGCTATGAAGTTTGGATgttattcttttcattttgtAGCTTAGTTTGTGATGTGTATAATGTTATATTCTTCTTCTAAACCCAGAACATGATGAAACTGTGGAGAAAATGAGGGTAATCAAAATTAGACTTTTGGGCTCGAAAACCCTGCAGGATCGACCCGGGACTGAACGGTCTGGGCCTTCATGGTCCCTATAACTGAAAAACGTTATTCGAGCCCGACCCGAATAAAACGGACTTGGTCCCGGGCCTAGCAAATTGACATGCTGTCCCAGCCCGTGCGCAGGCCTAAAAAAAGGTTTCCTAGGAGAGTGTGATCATATGCAACACGCGTCAAGAAAAACGCAGCGCACGTGATAGTCTTGATGAACCCTACGGTAACGGACCGCATGCCCGACCCACAAACAAAGGAAAGGGAAGTGACATTAGCCCAAATAGGACAAACACCATAATCAAACGTTTAATTAAGGCCCCACATCAAAAATTGTGACATCATATGCATGCATGGAAAACAAAGTCATGAAAATACTTGTCAACAAGTAAATTATTAAGGACCCTCAAGCTCGGCTATGGCGCGTGCGACTCAGTGAGCTCTACAGATGACCATGGAGCTTTTTACCTTACAGTAAATTGTATTTTTATACATACGGTCACTCATCAGAGCTCAAAGGTGTGCATTTTGAAGTTTTGCCTTTCCAGAAATGACGAAAAATTGGGGTTAGAATTAAATGCGTAGGGTTTATTTTGCCTCAACTTACAGTGAttattaaactttttttttctagaaGTTGTTAATTAGAAAATTATTCCTGGAGCTATAATTTGACTTTTATTTCATGATATTTATGTGCTCTACATCATATGGGTTGTTCTCTTCCCAAACTCTAAACTGTAATTTAATTGGTACAAGCAACAGCAgataatttgataattaattatgcatatatatatcttaCCTACCAGCTGCATTATGCATGCATTATTCAATATGTAGAATTGCTTAATAAATATGCAATCATAAAGTCTTGTACTTGgaatagaaaacaaaattcccaACCATTCATGGGAATTCCATATTGATGTGGGGCTTAACTGCTTTAAAGCTTACATATGCAATAGCACTCCACCATAATATTCTCCCAAGCTAGGaatctttccttttcttttacttttcattGCTAAAGCATTTGTTCTTAATCCTCACAGCATCAATgattagaatatatatatatatatatataaataatgtaAATTGTCTTAAGACTTAATTTACACGTGTTTATTGatataaaaacataaataaattcaaacaaGCTTCTCAATCTCTTTTTGTAGATTAGAAGTACGTaatctaatatatatatgctttcaaaaaaatatttatttcacTCATCTATTCTTCGTTCTAATAAATTCAACTAACATATTATAATATggatagaaaattaaaaaattaggaCAGAAATATAGAAACCCATACCCACCTTTCAATTTCTATTATGGAATATTTTGATAAGGTTTCATAAAAATGTTATTTATTGGCTGATTGTGAGATCTAATAGAGATTTTATCCATAAAAGTAGACAATGGACCAACCAAGCAATCCGACAAAATCCGCCCAGTCGCTATAAACTCGCGTGGATTGAAGTTTTCTATTCAAAGAAGAAGGGCGTTTACGTAATTCGCCATTAGACCAGAAGTCCAGAACCCATTTTAGACTTGGAAcccaggggaagaagaagaagaagaacaaagcaTCCATGAAGTTTTCAACTTCTCGGTAAAGCCCAGAAACAGTAACAGACAAAAAGAGAAGCGTAGAAGTTCAGcgcggtctctctctctctctctctctctcaaagaaAAGGTATTAACTTTACTACCCAACAAAGCAATTTGCTTCTTTATTCTGTTCTTGAAGAGAAAACAACTGTTTTGGTAGCTGAGAAGAGTAACAACTGAGGCTTGGAATATAATGTTAGTAAACCCAGTTTGTAGAATTCTGGTTGAAGTTGGGATCTTTCTTCATTGCTTATATGTTTTCAGTCATTTTTTCTTCACTGATTCAGTAATGTGAAATCTGATTAGGATTGTAGTGGTGAAGTAGTTTGTGTTTTTGAATGCTTCAAGTTTCTGTCTTTGCATGTAGGCTGTAGTTCATAGTGTATCTGTGTAATGATTGTGGCTGTTTGTTCATTGTGTAATGATTGGCTTGTTTCTGCATGATGAGATATTTTGTTGGATATGATTCATTTGAGTTGGAAAGTCCAACATGCAAGGCCCAATTtgtctttttggtttgttaatCTAAGCCAATTTCTTGCAATAGATTTCTGTATTGTTGCATTTGAACTCTTGATTGGTTTGGATTGGATTTTGAAACAATTGATTGCTGTCTGTGTTTAATTCTGAGGTTATAAAGTATTAAGATCATTTTGGCAAGTAGGAAATCTGCTCGCTTATTGGATGTTGCATTGTTGTGATTAGTTGTGATTGTGGAAAATGTGCAGGGTGGATTATGGTTGTCGAAAGTTGGCTAACAATCACTAGAGTGGTTTCTCAAAATGGGTCAGGAGCTTTTATCTTTTTGTCCAACAGAAGCGAAGAGATTGCTGTGGATTGTGGGGATGTTGTTTGCTTTGATTTTGGTCCTCCAGCATCTTGAACTTCCATACGGGAGTAATTTATCATCTGTACTTACGGCTGGACAGGTTCCAGTGGAGAAAAATAGTAGCTTCCGAGCTAGAGACCCATCATCTACTGTTAATATGGTTGGCAATGAGTCAGTTTCTAATGGTTTGGACGATACTGCTACACATCCATTTCATGAGATAGCTAACAATAATAAGACGTCTGATTTGGTATCAGACGGAAGTGGAGGCTCAGAAAGAACTTTAGAAATAGACGAGGATGAAGATGAATCTGGAAGTTTGGTAAAGGAAAATGCTACCGATATTACTCTTTCAGAAGAGAGGACTGAGAAGGGAAGTAATACTACAGACCCAGGTGGAAATGAAAATACTGGTTTTCCAACCACTCCACCGCCCGCATACCCACCGGTAAATCCATCACTTAATACATCTCCTGTAGTTGTTGAAACAGATGTTGGAGCTCCCATTATATCTGTTGACTCAAACGTGCCTTTAGTAGAGAAAGATCAAACACCCTCTTCTGAGAAAACTGACAAATCTGAGCAACTGCATAGTGGCCTCAACGAAACAGGAAAGGATTCTTCAGTGCCCAGAGTCCCTGTAGTGAACAAAGTGCCAGAGGTTTCGACATTGGAAGTATATACAATATCTGATATGAACAAGGTGTTACATCATAGTTGGACCTCGTACCATTCAATGGtatgtttgaaaattttcagctcTATGTTATTTCAAGGTGATTAGTTCTGAGAATGCTTCAGCTCcttattctttttttctctttctttttgttgcAGATACCACAATGGTCTTCACCCGCTGACCAAGAGATGCAAGATGCAGCATCACAGATTGAAAATGCACCCATCATAAAGAATGATCCAAATCTTTATGCTCCTCTTTATCGGAATCTTTCTATGTTTAAAAGGTAAGCTAAATGTAATAGCAGGTGTGTTATTTCCTCGAGGTGCAATCATTGTCTAGAACTCTAGAAGTTATTGGAACTGCATTGTTTATGCAAAAGTTTTCTTACTGAACAAGTTATTATTAGGAATATATCTTCATGAGCAGGTAACATTTGGGTTCAAATGATAATATTTGAGATATATTGTTATCTTGAACTGTTGGCCGTTACTTTTTCTTattgaaaaatcacaaatcacaataTTTCTTCCAAAGCATTTATAATCCATGTTATTGAAACCATACGATTAACTAGTGTTCTGAAGTGATAATGAACCATCTTATCTCTTCGCAGGAGCTATGAATTAATGGAGAGCACTCTTAAAGTATACGTTTACAGGGAAGGACAAAGACCTATAATGCATACACCGGTACTCAAAGGGATATATGCTTCTGAGGGATGGTTCATGAAGCAGCTCGAAGATCACAAAAGATTTGTTACTAAAGACCCTCAGAAAGCGCACCTGTATTACTTACCTTTTAGCTCTCGAATGTTAGAGGAAAGACTATATGTGCAAGGATCACACAGTCATAAGAATCTAATAGAGTATTTGAAGAACTACTTGGACATGATTGCAGGGAAATATCCTTTCTGGAATAGAACTGGTGGAGCAGATCATTTTCTTGTTGCTTGCCATGACTGGGTATGCTTGTTATCATTCGTGTAGAGTCTAGTTTGTGAGTTAAAAGACAACTAATTTCCACATGCATGACATGGCATTTCAAAGGAATTGATTTTGCATTGCATTTTCATTAATTTTCCCAAGTGCATCTTTCTGACTGCCAATTATTTTGGTCACTATCTGAATACTTGCTAAAAATTATTGAAAGTTTCCCTCTTGGTTGATGCCCAGTGACTTTGTTGTAGATGTTGGATA
Coding sequences:
- the LOC112170277 gene encoding probable glycosyltransferase At5g03795, with protein sequence MGQELLSFCPTEAKRLLWIVGMLFALILVLQHLELPYGSNLSSVLTAGQVPVEKNSSFRARDPSSTVNMVGNESVSNGLDDTATHPFHEIANNNKTSDLVSDGSGGSERTLEIDEDEDESGSLVKENATDITLSEERTEKGSNTTDPGGNENTGFPTTPPPAYPPVNPSLNTSPVVVETDVGAPIISVDSNVPLVEKDQTPSSEKTDKSEQLHSGLNETGKDSSVPRVPVVNKVPEVSTLEVYTISDMNKVLHHSWTSYHSMIPQWSSPADQEMQDAASQIENAPIIKNDPNLYAPLYRNLSMFKRSYELMESTLKVYVYREGQRPIMHTPVLKGIYASEGWFMKQLEDHKRFVTKDPQKAHLYYLPFSSRMLEERLYVQGSHSHKNLIEYLKNYLDMIAGKYPFWNRTGGADHFLVACHDWAPSETKKYMAKCIRALCNADMKEGFVFGKDASLPETYVQNSKNPLRDLGGNRPSKRSILAFFAGSMHGYVRPILLQHWENKDPDMKIFGRLPKSKGNKIYVRHMKSSKYCICAKGYEVNSPRVVEAIFYECVPVIISDNFVPPFFEVLKWESFAVFVLEKDIPNLKDILLSIPKKRYLQMQMRVKRVQQHFLWHARPEKYDIFHMILHSIWYNRLHRI